The Pirellulales bacterium genome contains a region encoding:
- a CDS encoding pyridoxamine 5'-phosphate oxidase family protein — MYDYSSDVAFTPAVKAIQTEKGSRASYARMEQGGSWQTTVTPELKAFLSELDMFYLGTANAEGQPYIQYRGGSPGFLKPVDERTLGFADFGGNRQYITLGNLRDNPRAFIFLMDYAQSRRIKLWGQARVVENDPALLERLRDPLYPGKVERAILFEIEAWDVNCPQHIHKRFSQKQVAPVIEQLQERIAELEAEVQRLRKS; from the coding sequence ATGTATGATTATTCCAGCGATGTTGCGTTTACCCCCGCGGTAAAAGCCATTCAAACCGAAAAAGGCTCCCGCGCAAGCTATGCCCGGATGGAACAGGGAGGGAGCTGGCAGACCACCGTGACCCCGGAACTGAAAGCTTTCCTCTCGGAATTGGATATGTTTTATCTGGGAACGGCGAACGCCGAAGGGCAACCCTATATCCAGTATCGGGGGGGTTCGCCCGGCTTTCTCAAGCCAGTGGATGAGCGTACCTTGGGCTTTGCCGATTTCGGCGGCAATCGCCAGTACATCACGTTGGGAAATTTGCGCGACAATCCCCGGGCGTTTATTTTTTTGATGGATTACGCCCAGAGCCGCCGCATCAAGCTTTGGGGCCAGGCCCGCGTGGTGGAAAACGATCCGGCGCTGTTGGAGCGCCTGCGCGATCCTTTGTATCCCGGCAAGGTCGAGCGGGCGATCCTGTTTGAGATTGAGGCTTGGGACGTGAACTGTCCCCAGCACATTCACAAGCGATTTTCACAAAAGCAAGTAGCGCCGGTAATTGAGCAACTGCAAGAGAGAATCGCGGAACTAGAAGCCGAAGTGCAGCGGCTCCGGAAATCTTAG
- a CDS encoding helix-turn-helix domain-containing protein: MDKVHVPLCILDENCPLRQMFDLVGDRWTSSVLFVIGEDVKRYSDLQRQIPGVSKKMLTQTLRRLEQAGLVSRKVYPVVPPRTEYRLTALGKSILQPVTALADWAVKHQRELRLMRKKDSAKE, translated from the coding sequence ATGGATAAAGTCCATGTACCATTGTGCATTCTCGATGAAAACTGTCCACTAAGGCAAATGTTCGATTTAGTGGGAGATCGCTGGACGAGCAGCGTTTTGTTTGTAATTGGCGAGGATGTGAAACGGTATAGCGATCTCCAACGACAGATCCCAGGTGTCAGTAAGAAGATGTTGACGCAAACATTAAGGAGACTGGAACAAGCTGGTCTCGTCTCCCGTAAAGTTTACCCCGTCGTGCCGCCAAGGACGGAATACCGTTTGACGGCGCTTGGAAAAAGCATTTTGCAACCGGTGACTGCCTTAGCGGACTGGGCAGTGAAGCATCAGCGTGAATTGAGACTCATGCGAAAAAAGGATAGTGCCAAGGAGTAG
- a CDS encoding alkene reductase, with protein MSNLLTPCRLGIIELPNRMVMSPMTRSRSGEQGIPTELNATYYRQRASAGLIVAEGTQVSPQGIGYPLTPGIYSQEQVAGWKLVTKAVHDAGGRIFLQLWHCGRVSHSFFHNGKLPVAPSPIAINGKTLQFRGDGGVPFEVPRPLEISEIPDVVDQYRQGAKNAKEAGFDGVEIHGAFGYLPDQFLQDGTNRRQDEYGGSVENRARFLLEVTAAAVEVWGADRVGVKLSPSNTYNEMRDSDPVGTFTHAVSALSKMGIGYVHIMEASASDLRHGGKAIPVSVFRPYFEGTLIVNQDYDQAKAEAVLARGDADLVSFARLFLANPDLPNRFAKRAALNTPDPTTFYGGDEKGYTDYPFLDS; from the coding sequence GTGAGCAATCTTTTGACCCCTTGCCGTCTTGGCATTATCGAACTTCCCAATCGCATGGTGATGTCGCCGATGACTCGGAGCCGATCCGGGGAGCAGGGGATTCCCACAGAACTCAACGCCACGTATTATCGGCAACGGGCTTCGGCAGGTCTCATCGTGGCTGAGGGAACTCAGGTTTCCCCGCAAGGTATCGGTTACCCTTTAACGCCGGGGATTTACTCCCAGGAGCAAGTCGCTGGCTGGAAGCTTGTTACCAAAGCCGTCCATGATGCTGGCGGAAGAATCTTCCTCCAACTTTGGCACTGCGGAAGGGTCTCGCATTCATTCTTTCACAATGGCAAACTGCCGGTTGCTCCCTCGCCAATTGCAATTAATGGAAAGACGCTTCAGTTCCGAGGCGATGGGGGTGTGCCATTCGAGGTCCCACGTCCGCTGGAGATTTCCGAGATTCCTGACGTTGTGGATCAGTACCGACAAGGGGCGAAAAATGCCAAGGAGGCCGGATTCGACGGCGTGGAGATTCACGGAGCATTCGGTTATTTGCCCGATCAGTTTCTTCAAGATGGTACGAACCGGCGTCAGGACGAATACGGCGGCTCGGTCGAGAATCGGGCAAGGTTTTTGCTGGAAGTAACCGCTGCCGCGGTGGAAGTCTGGGGAGCGGATCGCGTGGGAGTCAAGTTATCTCCGTCGAACACCTACAACGAAATGCGAGACAGCGACCCCGTGGGAACTTTCACGCATGCCGTGTCAGCCTTGAGCAAAATGGGTATCGGTTATGTTCACATCATGGAAGCGAGTGCCTCCGACCTCCGGCATGGCGGTAAGGCTATTCCAGTCAGTGTATTCCGCCCGTACTTTGAAGGCACGTTAATTGTCAATCAGGACTACGATCAGGCCAAGGCCGAGGCCGTGCTGGCCCGTGGCGATGCCGACCTCGTTTCCTTTGCACGGTTGTTTCTTGCCAACCCTGATCTGCCAAATCGATTCGCAAAGAGAGCAGCCCTAAATACCCCCGATCCCACGACGTTTTACGGGGGTGATGAAAAGGGCTACACTGATTATCCATTCCTAGATTCGTAA
- a CDS encoding isochorismatase family protein: MSRLDPTFSSSSAALLLIDHQVGTMQLIKNLPLDLVRRNTLALAKTAKILGMPIILTSSQEDNVQGSLMPELQTMLQVEFEQRVRRAGTVNAWNDPKFVAAVRSTNRQHLIMAGVTTDVCLVFPAISAVREGFFVQAVMDASGSPFDLSEEMSRRRMEREGVVLTATNTLIAELAQDWSRPEGEQLLGILFGDLLPSIQPKLR; this comes from the coding sequence ATGTCTCGACTTGATCCGACATTTTCTTCCTCCAGTGCGGCGTTGCTGCTCATCGATCATCAAGTGGGCACAATGCAACTGATTAAGAACCTGCCTCTTGATTTGGTCCGGCGCAACACACTGGCATTAGCCAAGACAGCGAAAATCCTGGGAATGCCAATCATTCTCACTAGCTCGCAGGAAGACAATGTGCAGGGCTCGCTTATGCCGGAACTACAAACGATGCTGCAAGTTGAATTTGAGCAGCGTGTCCGGCGTGCGGGAACCGTCAACGCATGGAATGACCCAAAATTCGTCGCTGCGGTGCGAAGCACGAATCGACAACATCTAATTATGGCTGGGGTCACGACTGATGTCTGCTTGGTTTTTCCAGCTATTAGTGCCGTACGAGAAGGATTTTTTGTTCAGGCCGTGATGGATGCCTCGGGATCACCATTCGATTTGTCGGAAGAAATGTCTCGACGTCGAATGGAGCGTGAAGGCGTCGTGCTAACGGCAACAAACACGCTCATTGCCGAACTTGCTCAAGACTGGAGCCGACCCGAAGGCGAGCAACTTTTGGGAATTCTGTTCGGCGATCTTTTGCCAAGTATCCAACCAAAGTTAAGGTGA
- a CDS encoding YciI family protein encodes MRENKSAIDALRASEGRLRKFFYVVTSKAKGGFAPIKENIQAHLEYLGTLEANGTLFMAGPLFNEDPDSWSGDGLLIYNVSSLIEATRIAENDPLHRSGARTFSISPWLLNDGCMNFVFRLSDQKLSVE; translated from the coding sequence ATGCGTGAAAACAAGTCCGCTATCGATGCTTTAAGAGCCAGCGAGGGGCGGCTCCGGAAGTTTTTTTACGTCGTTACCTCCAAGGCAAAAGGAGGATTCGCTCCGATTAAGGAAAATATCCAAGCTCACTTAGAATACCTGGGAACACTGGAGGCCAATGGAACACTTTTCATGGCGGGTCCGCTTTTTAACGAAGACCCGGATTCATGGTCTGGAGACGGCCTGTTGATCTATAATGTTTCATCTCTCATAGAAGCAACCCGAATCGCCGAAAATGACCCACTTCATCGATCAGGTGCTAGAACATTCTCAATCAGTCCTTGGCTCTTGAATGATGGATGCATGAATTTTGTATTTCGATTATCCGATCAAAAACTTTCGGTTGAATAA
- a CDS encoding quercetin 2,3-dioxygenase, giving the protein MGDRRTFLTNTASGIVTASILPQFALAQGADKPNSGIPKIVSKGDGTQVWAMGVLVTVMVTAADTGGAYSVFEDFIPPGAGPVPHTHTKEDETIFVLEGKLRAWLGGKQYDVKIGDFVHMPRGVQHYFKNVSDEPTRMLLTYTPGGFEQWFLDIGKAATPDSKVAPVITPDDITKAVAQAKKYGVQFTMP; this is encoded by the coding sequence ATGGGTGACCGTCGCACGTTCTTGACGAACACCGCAAGCGGAATTGTTACCGCATCTATCTTGCCTCAGTTTGCCCTTGCTCAGGGTGCAGATAAGCCAAACTCAGGCATACCCAAAATCGTCAGCAAGGGAGATGGTACTCAGGTTTGGGCGATGGGTGTTCTTGTCACTGTCATGGTCACGGCTGCGGATACAGGTGGCGCCTATTCCGTTTTTGAGGATTTTATTCCACCGGGAGCAGGTCCCGTTCCCCATACGCATACAAAAGAAGACGAGACTATCTTCGTTCTCGAAGGCAAATTAAGGGCATGGCTGGGTGGAAAGCAGTACGACGTAAAGATTGGTGATTTCGTCCACATGCCACGGGGCGTGCAGCACTACTTCAAAAATGTGTCAGATGAACCAACACGGATGCTGCTAACCTACACGCCCGGTGGATTCGAGCAATGGTTTCTCGACATTGGTAAGGCCGCCACGCCCGATTCGAAGGTCGCCCCTGTGATCACACCGGATGACATTACTAAGGCTGTGGCTCAAGCTAAAAAGTATGGCGTGCAATTTACAATGCCCTAA
- the solA gene encoding N-methyl-L-tryptophan oxidase: MAQVFDTIVIGGGGMGSAAAAELAARGERVLVCEQFPLGHHLGSSHGHTRIIRQAYYEHPDYVPLLLRAYERWAELADHGGQQLLFPCGLLSIGHPTGELIQGIQRSAAEHQLRVDPYTAGQIQQRWPQFTIPQEHVGLFEPAAGYLLVEECVRAYLRLASARGAALLENEAVISWRAGQTDVSVRTIHGEYHAARLIITAGAWAGHLLAGLGLPLTVMRQLSHWFSPPPGGMWTADHFPCYMVETPAGAFYGFPHVDQRGLKVARHYGARELPGPEYVDRAIDPVEASPAQAFFARYLPHLAAQPYESAVCLYTLTPDRHFVIDRHPQWPQVVLAAGFSGHGFKFASVVGEILADLALTGKTALPIGMFAMNRFAGER; the protein is encoded by the coding sequence ATGGCCCAGGTTTTTGACACGATTGTGATTGGCGGAGGAGGTATGGGCTCCGCCGCCGCCGCCGAACTGGCCGCGCGGGGAGAACGCGTGCTCGTGTGCGAGCAATTTCCGTTAGGGCATCATCTGGGGAGTTCCCACGGCCACACCCGCATCATCCGGCAGGCCTATTATGAGCATCCCGACTATGTCCCATTGTTGCTGCGGGCCTACGAAAGGTGGGCCGAACTGGCCGACCACGGCGGGCAACAACTGCTTTTTCCATGCGGACTGCTAAGCATTGGCCATCCGACGGGCGAATTGATCCAGGGGATTCAGCGTTCCGCCGCAGAGCATCAGTTGCGAGTCGATCCCTACACCGCCGGGCAAATTCAACAGCGCTGGCCGCAATTTACCATTCCCCAGGAACACGTGGGCCTATTTGAACCCGCGGCCGGATATTTGCTGGTGGAGGAATGCGTGCGCGCGTATCTGCGATTGGCCTCCGCGCGGGGCGCGGCGCTGCTAGAGAATGAAGCCGTTATTTCCTGGCGGGCGGGCCAAACGGATGTCTCCGTCCGCACGATCCACGGAGAGTATCACGCCGCCCGGCTGATCATTACCGCCGGGGCCTGGGCCGGACATTTGTTGGCGGGGTTGGGTCTGCCGCTAACGGTGATGCGGCAGCTTTCGCATTGGTTTAGCCCGCCGCCGGGGGGGATGTGGACAGCGGATCATTTTCCATGCTACATGGTCGAAACCCCCGCTGGCGCGTTTTATGGCTTTCCCCATGTGGACCAGCGCGGGCTTAAGGTGGCCCGGCACTATGGAGCGCGGGAACTGCCCGGGCCGGAATACGTGGACCGCGCGATTGACCCGGTGGAGGCTAGTCCCGCCCAGGCGTTTTTTGCGCGGTATTTGCCGCACCTGGCCGCGCAACCGTATGAGAGCGCGGTCTGCCTGTACACGCTGACGCCGGATCGGCATTTTGTGATCGACCGGCATCCCCAGTGGCCGCAGGTGGTGCTGGCGGCGGGATTTTCCGGTCATGGGTTCAAGTTTGCCAGCGTGGTGGGAGAAATCCTGGCCGATCTGGCGTTAACGGGCAAAACCGCGCTCCCCATTGGCATGTTCGCCATGAATCGCTTTGCCGGGGAGAGGTGA
- a CDS encoding DUF2007 domain-containing protein, producing the protein MSLEKPVVVYRALNNIQARMLKQFLESEGINAFAIEDVTNIYQTIWGPGVATQLYRPKVLVDAADAPRARQLLREFEATAQNSTPGPNALDDSAWVDVLCDQCGEIASFPPDMPPEQWLCPHCDNTTVLPDDSPDLERD; encoded by the coding sequence ATGTCCCTCGAGAAACCCGTCGTGGTCTATCGGGCCTTAAATAACATTCAGGCCCGCATGCTCAAGCAATTTCTCGAAAGCGAGGGGATCAACGCATTCGCCATCGAGGATGTCACCAATATCTATCAAACCATCTGGGGGCCTGGCGTCGCCACCCAACTCTATCGACCCAAGGTGCTGGTCGACGCGGCCGACGCCCCCCGCGCCCGACAACTCCTGCGCGAATTTGAGGCCACAGCCCAAAACTCCACCCCCGGCCCCAACGCCCTGGATGATTCCGCCTGGGTGGATGTGCTGTGTGATCAATGCGGCGAAATCGCCTCTTTTCCACCGGATATGCCTCCCGAGCAGTGGTTGTGCCCGCATTGTGACAATACCACCGTGCTGCCAGATGATTCCCCCGATCTAGAACGAGATTAA
- a CDS encoding tetratricopeptide repeat protein gives MPNRQGEKRGGVARMLGASAACAGLWWAIAAPCGAQDNDKPGPSAPSPSAAITIPPAPAQPAAGDKSLPKPNQGYLGKLVILHTTLTPAYGQGGEKKYPLTIGTVLQVHDERLVDGTLYLQTRGGVLRAQDVLLLETAVEQLSQQIATAAEQQQPAGKLLHLRGLVYHKQGKFDRAGEDFTRAIVDATPPPAESLLARAEARIEAHKPDEALADCADLLAANPQSAPALTLRAWAYYSLQKYDDAAKSAASAVESDPGYDLAYLIRGWIADARGETAAAMADFEKVLQLNPLSAAARNSLAWIKATSPEAKFYDPSNALKLAQAACDWDAYRNHAFLDTLATCQAANGDFAAAIKTQTAAIAAAPAREQADLQARLKLFQERRAYRK, from the coding sequence ATGCCAAATCGACAAGGAGAAAAACGCGGCGGTGTTGCCAGAATGTTGGGGGCATCCGCAGCCTGCGCGGGATTATGGTGGGCAATAGCAGCGCCCTGCGGGGCGCAAGATAACGACAAGCCGGGCCCCTCCGCGCCATCCCCTTCCGCCGCTATTACCATTCCTCCCGCCCCCGCGCAGCCAGCGGCGGGGGATAAATCGTTGCCAAAGCCCAACCAGGGATACTTGGGCAAGTTGGTGATCCTGCACACCACGCTGACTCCAGCGTATGGCCAAGGGGGAGAAAAAAAATATCCCTTAACCATCGGCACGGTGCTTCAGGTCCATGACGAGCGCCTGGTGGACGGCACATTATACTTGCAGACGCGCGGCGGAGTCTTAAGAGCGCAGGATGTGCTCTTGTTAGAGACCGCGGTGGAGCAGTTGTCACAGCAAATTGCGACAGCGGCGGAGCAACAACAGCCCGCGGGCAAGCTGCTGCACCTGCGGGGCCTGGTCTATCATAAACAGGGCAAGTTTGACCGCGCGGGAGAGGACTTTACCCGGGCGATCGTGGATGCGACGCCGCCCCCCGCGGAGTCGCTGCTGGCCCGCGCGGAAGCGCGCATCGAGGCCCATAAACCGGACGAAGCCCTGGCCGATTGCGCGGACCTCTTGGCGGCCAACCCCCAATCCGCCCCGGCGCTGACCTTGCGGGCCTGGGCGTATTACTCCCTCCAAAAATACGATGACGCGGCCAAGTCCGCGGCCAGCGCGGTGGAGTCCGATCCGGGTTATGATTTGGCCTATTTGATCCGGGGCTGGATCGCCGATGCGCGGGGCGAAACGGCGGCGGCCATGGCCGACTTTGAAAAAGTGTTGCAGCTGAATCCATTGTCCGCCGCGGCGAGAAACAGCCTGGCCTGGATCAAGGCGACCAGCCCCGAGGCAAAATTTTATGATCCGTCCAATGCGCTGAAGCTAGCGCAGGCCGCGTGCGACTGGGACGCTTATCGGAATCATGCGTTTTTGGATACCTTGGCCACGTGTCAGGCGGCGAATGGCGACTTTGCCGCGGCGATCAAAACCCAAACGGCCGCCATCGCCGCGGCCCCCGCGCGCGAACAGGCCGACCTGCAAGCGCGGTTAAAATTGTTTCAAGAGCGCCGGGCGTATCGAAAGTAG
- a CDS encoding LpqB family beta-propeller domain-containing protein — MRPYLAILKDSFREALASRVLWILLLITAVVLAGLAGFGLEERAGAYFAPSDLYDPLGLAKSWQTAGKRGENTPAGVIWRALDEDARARLADLLATNAPAERFVDPVQGILNRLLQARQLDQQRAWPQERLDAEAMDLLREGAEHLNAVELARLNRLLLEAAFPRELAPSRERELFINYYGLEIPTGGLPLLRRDYLIKTAAGIISSFFLGFLGLFAGLIVTSALIPQTFEPGAVDLLLSKPIVRVGLYLTKFVGGCMFVLLNTLFLLGGLFVLVGLRHGVWMWTLPLCVPVFLFWFMVFYSVSALIGLWSRNAIVAVTITICLWGVCALLAFVKKSVIEGALLDPTRLVQVTAVWGESSASEPGELFSLAESGQVFRWNVENRHWDEILLPDNPRRLRAGGGSAVEAGPLYHTATQRLILAQRTARRWNSWVGGGTPLIYGGPEDQFRRHEGPPAPAGACHLGQDAEGNLLVVGMNGLWRHPGNFATVATPEKRGAKILGVEITLPNFAQGTPAAEFTLLTPTQTWVAPISAASNPTGTIWAVFQRGRLQVFELATSGLNEGRYVETRQQAFSGHEQGLVALADKTVLIALDDGQVVRCDLPTLQRVSTQTPVAGVPVRFLEAAPDGQRVTAVLHDRSLWIYEVAADRWTRAPVSGQGDISAASWDAAGQLWVVDAWHRATRYQVPKWTSSTVVQNDAHWLELLDLYLLRPLYAFLPKPGSADALVNYLLTDQQTSLRGQLTGGLRATRELTQIWEPLISHAVFLACMLGLGCWFIHVRDF, encoded by the coding sequence ATGCGTCCTTATTTGGCCATTTTGAAAGATTCCTTTCGCGAAGCGCTCGCCTCGCGCGTGCTGTGGATCTTGCTCTTGATTACCGCGGTGGTGCTGGCTGGCTTGGCGGGTTTTGGGCTGGAGGAACGGGCCGGAGCGTATTTTGCACCCAGCGATTTATATGATCCGCTGGGACTGGCCAAGTCCTGGCAGACCGCTGGCAAACGGGGAGAGAACACCCCCGCGGGGGTGATATGGCGAGCATTGGACGAGGATGCCCGGGCGCGTTTGGCGGATTTGCTGGCGACGAATGCGCCGGCCGAGCGATTTGTCGATCCGGTGCAGGGAATTCTCAATCGACTGTTGCAAGCGCGGCAGTTAGATCAGCAACGCGCGTGGCCGCAAGAGCGCCTGGATGCGGAGGCGATGGATTTGTTGCGTGAAGGGGCGGAGCATCTAAACGCGGTGGAGCTAGCGCGGTTGAATCGGCTGCTATTAGAAGCGGCCTTTCCCCGCGAACTGGCTCCCAGCCGCGAACGGGAACTCTTTATCAATTACTACGGATTAGAGATTCCCACGGGGGGCTTGCCGCTGCTCCGGCGGGATTATCTGATCAAAACCGCCGCTGGCATCATCAGTAGCTTCTTTCTAGGATTTCTCGGCTTGTTCGCGGGCCTGATCGTCACCTCGGCCCTCATTCCCCAGACCTTTGAACCCGGCGCGGTCGATTTACTCCTGAGCAAGCCAATAGTGCGCGTCGGCCTGTACCTGACCAAATTTGTCGGCGGGTGCATGTTTGTGCTGTTGAATACCCTGTTTTTGTTAGGGGGGTTGTTTGTGCTGGTGGGGCTGCGGCACGGAGTGTGGATGTGGACGCTCCCCTTGTGCGTGCCGGTCTTTTTATTTTGGTTCATGGTGTTTTATTCGGTCTCCGCGCTGATCGGACTGTGGTCCCGAAACGCGATCGTGGCGGTGACGATCACCATTTGCCTATGGGGGGTCTGCGCGCTCCTGGCCTTTGTTAAAAAGAGCGTCATCGAAGGGGCGCTGTTGGATCCCACCCGCTTAGTGCAAGTGACCGCCGTCTGGGGTGAATCCTCCGCCAGCGAGCCAGGGGAATTATTTTCGCTAGCGGAATCCGGGCAGGTCTTTCGCTGGAATGTCGAAAACCGGCATTGGGATGAAATCCTCTTGCCTGACAACCCTCGCCGCCTGCGCGCCGGAGGCGGAAGCGCGGTCGAGGCGGGACCGCTCTATCACACCGCCACCCAGCGCTTGATCCTGGCGCAGCGGACCGCCCGTCGCTGGAATAGTTGGGTGGGGGGGGGAACGCCGCTAATCTATGGCGGGCCCGAAGACCAGTTTCGCCGCCACGAAGGCCCCCCCGCACCCGCCGGAGCGTGCCACTTGGGCCAGGATGCCGAAGGCAACCTACTGGTGGTCGGAATGAACGGCCTCTGGCGGCATCCGGGTAATTTTGCCACGGTGGCCACTCCCGAAAAACGCGGGGCAAAAATCCTCGGTGTGGAAATCACCCTTCCCAATTTTGCCCAGGGGACTCCCGCTGCGGAATTTACGTTGCTCACGCCCACGCAAACCTGGGTTGCCCCAATCTCTGCGGCAAGTAACCCGACAGGGACCATCTGGGCCGTATTTCAGCGGGGACGATTGCAGGTATTTGAACTGGCCACCAGTGGCCTGAACGAGGGGCGGTATGTGGAAACGAGGCAGCAGGCATTTTCCGGTCATGAACAGGGTTTGGTCGCCTTGGCGGATAAGACGGTGTTAATTGCCTTGGACGATGGGCAAGTGGTGCGCTGCGACCTGCCGACGTTGCAGCGGGTCTCTACCCAGACGCCGGTGGCGGGCGTGCCGGTGCGATTTTTAGAGGCCGCGCCGGATGGCCAGCGGGTGACAGCGGTATTGCACGATCGCAGTTTGTGGATATACGAGGTGGCGGCGGACCGCTGGACCAGGGCCCCCGTGTCCGGGCAGGGGGACATCTCGGCCGCCAGTTGGGATGCCGCGGGGCAATTATGGGTGGTGGACGCCTGGCACCGGGCGACGCGCTATCAAGTGCCAAAATGGACGTCCTCCACCGTGGTTCAGAACGACGCGCATTGGCTAGAGTTATTGGATTTATATCTGCTCCGGCCGTTGTATGCGTTTTTGCCCAAGCCCGGCTCGGCCGATGCGCTGGTCAATTATTTGCTAACCGATCAGCAGACATCCTTACGGGGTCAATTGACCGGCGGGCTGCGCGCCACGCGCGAACTGACCCAAATTTGGGAGCCTTTAATCTCGCACGCGGTTTTTTTGGCATGCATGCTGGGCCTGGGCTGTTGGTTTATCCATGTGCGTGATTTTTAA
- a CDS encoding ABC transporter ATP-binding protein → MRSSVISVSRLTKTFVSGWWKPRLVPALGGVTLSVSRGEIFGLLGPNGAGKTTLIKVLLGIVRKTAGQAEILALPAGSLAARRRIGYLPENNRIPRHHTAATALEYYGGLSGLSPRQVKERQPALLDLVGLGRWADTPVRQFSKGMQQRLGLAQAILHDPELVILDEPTDGVDPVGRAELRDVLLRLKQAGKTIFLNSHHLQEMELVCDQVAIMNKGEVVRQGRLAELTAHSQLRLTMRGNVAAVQHILVELGHGKAMDQLGSDVPRSSSETNSAESTPPAPLASTIISHSSEQLTVNLPDLPQAGLDQIIDALRAANVSVVELTRHRQTLESTFLAALEKT, encoded by the coding sequence ATGCGTTCCTCCGTCATTTCCGTCTCGCGACTGACAAAGACCTTTGTGTCCGGCTGGTGGAAACCCCGTCTCGTCCCGGCGTTGGGCGGCGTGACCTTGTCCGTTTCCCGGGGCGAAATTTTTGGCCTCCTGGGGCCCAATGGCGCGGGAAAAACCACCCTGATCAAGGTGCTCTTGGGCATTGTGCGCAAGACCGCTGGCCAAGCCGAAATCTTGGCCCTACCCGCCGGGTCGTTGGCCGCGCGGCGGCGGATTGGCTACTTGCCGGAAAATAACCGCATTCCCCGCCACCATACCGCCGCGACCGCACTCGAATACTATGGCGGGCTAAGCGGACTCTCCCCCCGACAAGTCAAAGAACGCCAGCCCGCGCTACTGGATTTGGTCGGCCTGGGCCGCTGGGCCGATACGCCCGTCAGACAATTTAGCAAAGGGATGCAACAACGCTTGGGCCTGGCACAGGCGATTCTTCATGATCCCGAACTAGTCATCTTGGACGAACCGACCGATGGCGTGGATCCCGTGGGCCGGGCGGAATTGCGGGATGTGCTGCTGCGGTTAAAGCAAGCGGGTAAAACGATCTTTCTCAATAGTCATCATTTGCAAGAGATGGAATTGGTCTGCGATCAAGTCGCGATCATGAACAAAGGGGAAGTCGTCCGCCAAGGAAGACTAGCGGAGTTGACCGCGCATTCCCAATTACGGTTAACCATGCGCGGTAACGTGGCGGCCGTACAGCACATCCTGGTTGAACTGGGACACGGAAAAGCCATGGACCAGCTTGGCTCCGACGTGCCCCGCTCATCCAGCGAGACAAATTCAGCCGAATCCACGCCACCGGCCCCCCTTGCCTCCACAATTATTTCTCATTCCTCCGAACAATTGACGGTGAACTTGCCGGATCTGCCCCAGGCCGGTTTAGATCAGATCATCGACGCCTTACGCGCGGCAAATGTCAGCGTGGTCGAGCTAACACGACACCGCCAGACCCTGGAAAGCACGTTTTTGGCCGCGCTGGAAAAAACATAA
- the infA gene encoding translation initiation factor IF-1: MAEKEEALELEGVVLQALANTSFHVQLDGGHIVTAYVAGRMRKNFIRIVPGDKVKVALSPYDLTKGRIVFRER; this comes from the coding sequence ATGGCGGAAAAAGAAGAAGCCCTCGAACTCGAAGGGGTTGTTTTACAAGCCCTGGCCAACACCAGCTTTCATGTGCAGCTGGATGGGGGGCATATTGTCACGGCCTATGTCGCGGGCCGGATGCGTAAAAATTTTATTCGGATCGTGCCGGGGGATAAGGTCAAAGTCGCTCTCTCGCCGTATGATTTGACCAAAGGGCGGATCGTCTTTCGCGAACGCTAA